The nucleotide window TCTGCAGGAGAATCAACAACGTGAATTCCGTTATCTCTCATAATTTGTTTTTTGGCAGCAGCAGTATCGTCAGAACCTCCAACAATTGCACCAGCGTGACCCATTGTTCTACCGGCAGGAGCAGTTTCTCCAGCAATGAAACCTACAACTGGCTTACGGTTACCATCAGCTTTAACCCATCTTGCAGCATCAGCCTCTAATTGACCACCGATTTCACCAATCATGATGATACATTCAGTTTCTGGATCGTTCATCAATAATTCTACAGCTTCTTTGGTAGTTGTTCCAATAATTGGATCTCCTCCGATACCAATGGCAGTAGTAATTCCTAATCCTTGTTTAACAACTTGGTCTGCAGCTTCATAAGTTAAAGTCCCTGATTTTGAAACAATTCCTACAGTTCCTTTTTTGAAAACGAAACCTGGCATAATTCCAACTTTGGCTTCACCTGGAGTAATAACTCCTGGACAGTTTGGACCTATTAAGCGTGCATTTCTTGTTTTAACATAATTGTTTGCTTTAATCATATCGGCAACAGGAATACCTTCTGTAATAGCAATGATAACTTTTATTCCAGCATCTGCAGCTTCCATAATTGCATCAGCAGCAAAAGCAGGTGGTACAAAAATAATACTTGTATCGGCTCCCGCTTGCTCTACTGCATCTTTAACAGTATTAAAAACCGGAAGATCCAAATGTGTAGTCCCTCCTTTTCCTGGAGTAACACCACCTACAACATTTGTACCGTATTCAATCATTTGTGAAGCATGGAAAGTTCCTTCGCTACCTGTAAATCCCTGAACAATTATTTTTGAATCTTTATTAACTAAAACACTCATGATATATTTTTTATGTAGTTTTTAAAATTGTGAAGCAAAAGTAAGGCATTTGTTGTTATTTTTAATTCTTTTTTAGAATAAAAAAATTACATCACTTGACTCATTTGATATCCTCGGTATAATTTATTGTCTTTTAATTCCCAAATAATCATAATATGAGCCAAAAACATTTCTTCTCTCGGATTTTCAATCGTTTTTACATAATGTGAAAAACGAACAGATACCGTATTATTTTCTTCAACAATATGGCTGATTCTGGCTTTGCTACGAACATACGCTCTACTGATATCAGCAGTCAAATTGATTAATGATTTATAGTCCATTTGTATATAACCCTCACTGCTATTCCAATCCAGAATGCATTCAGGGTGCAAATACTCTTTCATTATCGTTGGATTAATGAAGGCATCTGATTTATAAAAACTTTTTACAATTTCTTTAGCAGACATATTATTCTAATTTTTTTAAAATTTCGGGGATCTTTTTAATATTAGCTAACTGCTTCAATTTTTCTCTTGATTCTTCAATTGGAGTTCCAAAATAACTTTTGCCACCTTCCACTGATTTTGTAACACCGGTTTGTCCAAGAATTACCGCATTTGCACCTATCGTAATACCACTTGTAGTTCCTACTTGTCCCCAAATTGTAACTTCGTCTTCGATAATTACACATCCTGCAATACCTGTTTGCGAAGCGATTAGACATTTTTTACCAATTACAGTATCATGTCCCACGTGTACCTGATTGTCTATTTTGGTTCCTTCTCCAATAGTTGTATCTCCAGTTACCCCCTTGTCAATTGTGCAAAGAGCACCAATTCCGACATTATCTTTTATAACAACTCTACCTCCTGAAATTAATTGATCAAAACCATCTGGTCTTTTTTTATAATAAAAAGCATCGGCTCCAAGAATTGTTCCAGAGTGAATAATAACATTATCGCCAATTACTGTGTGGT belongs to Flavobacterium gilvum and includes:
- the sucD gene encoding succinate--CoA ligase subunit alpha gives rise to the protein MSVLVNKDSKIIVQGFTGSEGTFHASQMIEYGTNVVGGVTPGKGGTTHLDLPVFNTVKDAVEQAGADTSIIFVPPAFAADAIMEAADAGIKVIIAITEGIPVADMIKANNYVKTRNARLIGPNCPGVITPGEAKVGIMPGFVFKKGTVGIVSKSGTLTYEAADQVVKQGLGITTAIGIGGDPIIGTTTKEAVELLMNDPETECIIMIGEIGGQLEADAARWVKADGNRKPVVGFIAGETAPAGRTMGHAGAIVGGSDDTAAAKKQIMRDNGIHVVDSPAEIGKKVKEILG
- a CDS encoding UDP-3-O-(3-hydroxymyristoyl)glucosamine N-acyltransferase — its product is MKFPKDYSLQEIADLLQCEFVGDALFPVSGMNEIHVVESGDIVFVDHPKYYDKALQSAATIVLINKKVDCPEGKALLISDDPFRDFNVLTKHFKPFVQSNVAISASAKIGNGTTIQPNTFIGNNVVIGENCLIHANVTIYDHTVIGDNVIIHSGTILGADAFYYKKRPDGFDQLISGGRVVIKDNVGIGALCTIDKGVTGDTTIGEGTKIDNQVHVGHDTVIGKKCLIASQTGIAGCVIIEDEVTIWGQVGTTSGITIGANAVILGQTGVTKSVEGGKSYFGTPIEESREKLKQLANIKKIPEILKKLE